In Gaiellales bacterium, the genomic stretch CCGAGGGCGACAAGGCCACCGAGACACCGACGACGGACGCCGACCTGCGCCGGCTGCTCGACCCCCAGTTCGAGATCAACGGCTGCTACCTGCTCCCCTACGCGGAGGGCGCAGCGCGCATGTCGCAGGCGTCGATCGCCTACACGTCCCAGTACAACGGCGCCGGCCCGAACGCCTGGCACCATCACTGGCTGTGCGTGCCGCTACGGGCGCGGGACGACTCGCTCGTCGGCGTGATCTGGGCGGACGACCCGACCGACCGCATGCTGCCGCACCCGCGCCGGCTGCAGGCGCTGCGCCTGTTCGCGAACCAGGCGACGAGCGCCCTCGCGACCGCGAAGGTGCTCGACCGGCTCAGCGGGGCCGGCGAAGACGCCGTCGAGCGCGCCGCCTAGCGCCGCAAGCGCTTACGCTGCGCTGATGGAGCGCCTGCGCCGAGTGCCGATGCCGATCCGGGTCGTCGTCGGCCTGGTCGTGCTCGCGCTGCTCTGGCACGTCGTCGGCTCGCTCTCGTGGATCGCGGACATCGGCTTCGCGATCTGGGTCATGTTCGTCGTCGAGCTGATCTTCTGGTACAGCCGTCGCCGAGCGAATACCGGTTTGTGACCGAACGGTGACGTACGCCGCCTACGGTGGGGTCATGTACCGACCTCGCCAGGAGGCGACGAGATGAGCAGACGATTCATGGTGACGGGCGCCGCCGCGGTCGCGGCCGGCGCGGCGCTCCTTGCCGCCGGGGTGGGCGTGGCCCGCGCGGGCGCGACCCCGCACGCCGCGGCGACGCACCGCTGCGAGCGGCGCCAGCTCTCGCTCGCCTCGCCGAGCTCGAACGGGGCGGCCGGTAGCGTCGGGCTGCGCTTCACCTTCACGAACACGAGCGCCACCGCCTGCCACCTGTTCGGGTTCCCCGGGGTCCGCCTGCTCAGCCACGGCCGGGCGCTGCCGACGACGGTGATCCGCGGCACGAGCAACGTCGTCCCGTTCGAGCCCGAGAAGCGGGTCACGCTCGCCCCGGGCGGCCGGGCCTCGTTCTTTGCCGGCTACTCCGACGTCCCCACCGGCAGCCAGAAGTGCCCGACGTCCACCGGCGCGGACGTGTGGGCGC encodes the following:
- a CDS encoding DUF4232 domain-containing protein, giving the protein MSRRFMVTGAAAVAAGAALLAAGVGVARAGATPHAAATHRCERRQLSLASPSSNGAAGSVGLRFTFTNTSATACHLFGFPGVRLLSHGRALPTTVIRGTSNVVPFEPEKRVTLAPGGRASFFAGYSDVPTGSQKCPTSTGADVWAPNDFKSIHVRFPAQACGGRVTVSPVVPGKPAF